TACAGAGGGAAAGCTCAAGGCTTCACGTTTTGTCGAAGGAGTCATGCATTCACAAGCACGACTAACGTATACCCAGGTTGGTGATTTTTTACAGGGAAATCAAAAAGCAATTCCTGATGCCGTGCAACCGGCGATTAATACCTTAAACAATTTATATGAGACATTGCGTTCCGCGCGCGCTGAGCGCGGTGCGATTGATTTTGAAACGACAGAAACACAAATTGTGTTTGATGAACATCGTAAAATCCAAGCGATTGTGCCAGTACATCGCAATGATGCGCATAAAATCATTGAAGAATGTATGTTGATGGCGAATGTGGCCGCCGCTAAATTTGTGCAAAAAGAAAAATTGCCGAGTTTGTATCGTGTTCACGGTTCACCAAAACCCAGCAAAATTGATGAGCTGCGAGAGTTCTTGAAAATGTTAGGCTTACAAATTGGTGGTGGAGAAACGCCTGCCCCTAAAGATTTTTCTAAATTATTACGTGCCACACGCGAACGTCCTGATGCTGAAATTATTCAAACGGTGATGTTACGTTCTTTATCGCAAGCGGTTTATTCGCCCGATGATGATGGCGGCCATTTCGGTTTGGGCTTTGATGCGTATGCACATTTTACCTCACCGATTCGTCGTTATCCTGATTTGTTATTGCATCGCGCGATCCGTCATCATTGCCAACAGAAATCGGCAGATACCTTTGCTTATACGCATGAAGATATGCAGCGTTTAGGCGATCATTGTTCGATGACAGAGCGCCGCGCAGATGATGCAACGCGTGACGTGATGGATTGGCTGAAATGCGAATTTATGCAAGATAAAGTGGGCGAGAACTTTAGCGGAAATATTACGGGCGTGACTAGCTTCGGTTTGTTTGTCCAGCTAGATGAGGTGTATGTCGAAGGCTTGGTGCATGTAACCGCGTTAAATAATGATTACTATCGTTTCGACCCTCAGCTACAGCAATTGTTGGGTGAGCGCACAGGAAAGCGCTATCGTTTAAGAGATAAGGTCGACGTGGTGGTCGCACGTGTTGATATTGATGAGCGCCAAATTGATTTTCAATTACAGGCGTCTTCACAAAAGAAAGAGAAATAATATGCAAATCGTACTTGGTATTCATGCGGTAGAAGCCGTCGTAGAAAAAAATCCACAACGGATTAAAGAATTATTAATTGCTAAAGGTTCGCCTAGCAAAAAATTGCAATCGATACTCGATAAAGCAAGAGAGCAAGGTATTTCTGTACAAGCGATGCCGAAAGAAAAGTTGGACAAACGTGCACCCAAGTCGAATCATCAAGGTGTTATTGCGATTTGCACGGCGACTAAAGCATTAGATGAACATGACTTAAAAGAGTTGGTGGAAAATTCGGACACCAACTTTTTCTTGATCTTAGATGGCATTCAAGATCCTCATAACTTAGGTGCATGTTTGCGTACAGCAGATGCGGCTGGGGTGACGGCGGTGATTGCACCACGTGACAAGTCAGCCAGTATGTCTGAAACTGTTTGTAAGGTAGCGAGTGGTGCGGCGGAGTCAATTCCCTTAGTGCAAGTCACCAATTTAGCACGCACGATGCAAATGTTAAAAGATGCGGGTGTCTGGTTATATGGTTTTTCTGATCAAGCCGAAAAATCCTTGTTTGATACGAAGCTTACAGGTGCTGTTGCTTTGGTAATGGGGCAAGAAGGTGAAGGCATACGTGCGTTGACTGCTAAAAATTGTGATCACCTTTGCTTTATTCCCATGCATGGCACAGTCAGCAGCTTAAATGTTTCTGTTGCAACGGGCGTCGCATTGTTTGAAGCGCTAAGACAGCGTAAGTCATAACTGTCATTCCGTACTTTCCACTGTCATCCCACACTTTCCACTGTTATCCCGCACTAACCCTTGTCATCCCGCACTTGATGCGGGATCTCCATCTACTGAAATAATCTTTGTTAAGTGGTGGGGGGCATGTTTTCCAACTCGACAGCTGTCGCGCTGCTCCCACTGTCCCCCCACGCTTGACGCGGGCTCTCCTTCAGTTATTTTTTGTCATCCCAGAATTTTCCGAAGGAAAATGTCTGGGATCTAGATTCAAGTGGGAAGGGTATAGCTAAAAATGCTTATCGAGCCCGGGAGGGAATTTCTTTCAAAAACCGTCGGCGGCAGGGATAGCCGCCGTCGAGCTACAGGGATGTATTTATGCGTGTTTTTGAAAGGAATACCGGACTGGGCTTTTTTGTATTTGTGGTTGTTCTATTGCATAATCGATTGTCTTCAACGAAATATGGAGTGTCTCGATGAAAAAATCCTTATGTTTAGGTATTGCGGCGTTAACGCTAGGTCTAGCTGTTAGTGCGAATGCGATGCCAGGTCCTCGTGGCGGAGATCGCCCAGAGATGAAAGGCCCACATCACGATCGTCGTGGCGGCAATCATCCTGGTATGCGCGGCCCACACGGCCCACCACCGCATGCTCATATGCGCGGCCCACATGGCCCACCACCACATGGTCACATGAAAGGTCCACACGGCCCACCACCGCATGGTGATATGCGTGGCCCACATCGCGGTCCGCGTGGTATGCCGCCTAAAGATAGATAAACTTTTCTGTCATCTTGATGATTCACGGTGTGGGTTTAGGTTCGCGCCGTGAATGTCTTCATAGGAGTAAATGTATCTTTTCTGTTATCTATCGATTTGAATTAAGACCAGATCAGGAAATTGTTTATCAGGCATGCTGGGACAAAATCACGGATTATTTTATTGAGTATTGTGGTGCTGTGGGTTCTTGCCTACATAAAGGCGAGGGAGGCTTATGGGTTGCTTATTCACGCTGGCCAGATAAAGCGACTCGAGATGCTGCCTGGCCTAGTGATGGAAAGCCAAATCAAGCATTCCCAGAAAATATTCGCGAAGCAATTCAGACTATTCAGAAATTTAAGGTGAAAAATTCTGATTTACAGCAGTATGATGAAATCACTATGGATTTAATTCTTGATAAATTAACGACAAATCATTAGGATATATTGAGGAAAAAATGTGATGAACTTATTTTCCATTAACGCTGAGCTTGATAAAAGTCTTGTTATAGAGGCACTTAATGAAAGTCCTATCGAATCACTATGGGATTCTATTCTTAGATTGCAAGTTGAGATTTATGCTGACAAGGAAATAGCATACATCCATAAAAAGATACCGAGTTGGTATGCTATAAATTCTGTTATAGATGTTGGTTGTGGTAATGCTGCCTATGCCGCCTATCTTGCAAATAAATTTCCAGAGAAGATTTTTCATGGTATTGACGCGAACCCCCAGCTTCTGAAAATAGCGGATGAAAGCTATAATCTCCCTAACATAACTTTTTCACATGCGGATGCATCTCGCTTGGCTGAAGAAGTCACAGGTCGTTTTGATGCGGCAATATTCCGCTTTGTTGTACAGCATTTAACTGATCCTTGCGCGGTATTATCTGGTATCCATGCTTCTCTTCAGCCAGGGGGACGTATCATTATTATTGATTCTGCAGATGACTTATTCTCTTCTTCAATGAATTCTGTTTATCTTGACTCACTGTTCGAAAGTATAAAAAGCGCACCCCATAAAATTAAAAATGATCGTCATGCATCTTTTAATGTAATGACAGACATTTCAAATAAAAATAGTCAAATCAGCAAGCTCTTTGAGGTGGAAGTGTCAAACATTAACTTAGAGGCAAAAGCCGTAGCTAACGAGCAATTCATCTTAAAAACTAGACAAGAAAAAGAACTGATTTTTGCGCAAAAAATAATTTTCTTCCAGATCTGGAAGCAGCAATATGGATTGGAGGTTAACTTGAGCAGGGTCTACGATGAGTACAAGGCATTTGTTTTGGATGAAGCGGCTTTTCTCTGTGATGGTTCACACATATTAATATTAAAGAAAATTTAAAGCCTTTATAAAGCTAACTGGTCAGCTCGGTCTTCTATCACTTGTTTATAACGCGCTTGCTGCGATGCTATGACAATAAATGCGTGCACTACGCATGATCAACGTCCTCGCTAAAAGGGCCACGCAAAGAGAGTTGAATATTTAAGACTTGCAACACGCGCATCAGGGTATCGAATCGCACGGTTTTTTACCCCATCACTTCTTGGTAGGTAGCCGCCCAATCTGCTGGCTGGGATACAGAGATACTGTAGGTATGTAAATTGTATAGCGCAAC
This marine bacterium B5-7 DNA region includes the following protein-coding sequences:
- the vacB gene encoding ribonuclease R; translation: MKDFSKDPNADKEATRYENPIASREWIMKVLEERGKPASHDQLCGLLKVDDTVQQEALRRRLEAMARDGQLLKNRRGSFGLIDKLHLIRGRVHAHRDGYGFVIPEDKVKHPDDLVLNARSMRSVFHNDRVLVHVSGHDRRGREEAVIIEVLERNTQHVVGRLFEENGIYLVVPDSKTIHKDVFIPPDKLNKAEPGQIVMANIIAQPSKRFRPTGEISEVLGEHMAPGMEIDIALRSRDLPHKWTPEVLAEIEGISETVSEADKKGRFDVRDLPLVTIDGETARDFDDAVYAEALPKGGWRLIVAIADVSHYVQQGSALDSSAEDRGNSVYFPGEVIPMLPEILSNGLCSLNPHTDRLCMICDMQIDTEGKLKASRFVEGVMHSQARLTYTQVGDFLQGNQKAIPDAVQPAINTLNNLYETLRSARAERGAIDFETTETQIVFDEHRKIQAIVPVHRNDAHKIIEECMLMANVAAAKFVQKEKLPSLYRVHGSPKPSKIDELREFLKMLGLQIGGGETPAPKDFSKLLRATRERPDAEIIQTVMLRSLSQAVYSPDDDGGHFGLGFDAYAHFTSPIRRYPDLLLHRAIRHHCQQKSADTFAYTHEDMQRLGDHCSMTERRADDATRDVMDWLKCEFMQDKVGENFSGNITGVTSFGLFVQLDEVYVEGLVHVTALNNDYYRFDPQLQQLLGERTGKRYRLRDKVDVVVARVDIDERQIDFQLQASSQKKEK
- the rlmB gene encoding 23S rRNA (guanosine-2'-O-)-methyltransferase RlmB; the encoded protein is MQIVLGIHAVEAVVEKNPQRIKELLIAKGSPSKKLQSILDKAREQGISVQAMPKEKLDKRAPKSNHQGVIAICTATKALDEHDLKELVENSDTNFFLILDGIQDPHNLGACLRTADAAGVTAVIAPRDKSASMSETVCKVASGAAESIPLVQVTNLARTMQMLKDAGVWLYGFSDQAEKSLFDTKLTGAVALVMGQEGEGIRALTAKNCDHLCFIPMHGTVSSLNVSVATGVALFEALRQRKS